The following are from one region of the Armigeres subalbatus isolate Guangzhou_Male unplaced genomic scaffold, GZ_Asu_2 Contig1528, whole genome shotgun sequence genome:
- the LOC134202930 gene encoding serine/threonine-protein kinase PRP4 homolog isoform X2: MATKEIVIASDDTDTSGAEEKTPGKIDQKKSKKHKKHKKHKKSNRDEKNDKPKPKKHKKNKRKHREEEGEISDSEEDNEETIKSSSKIDIRKLEHAIRVKPKDDDNKPKDNGNLKASLEKRKSSLVPEISTDPEQLVAILTQSLDKGKPVGDKPDVVSVESDSDGTAVEDVPSPDVAVIEDELNLEDLMRQKALLQACLGEFGSEDEEEETEPSAGTTTKPDKRKKKKDDDVIMIEGDSSAEDVNRLLKKARQRSPRSHEERKRKTSDADKRNSRGEADAKARAKQQELEKERTREEHRRQREQEEHRRMAEERYQRERARDRERERDRERERDRERERDRARARQRERDRSMERYRDRRGLSRDRRSMERGGGNGRMYNSRDRYRGRSRSRDRDRDRDDRGRYDRERNDRNGRDRRGGPGKRRPEDDRFKDSLSEGLKQQRDSSSDSDLGDIDIDDEEDEEKIIEKRRKQREELLKKLGAGNEDSNPPPEAPKAIQTKTEPKVVVTKHERSSNHMSKSRKKSDEYIIIDKPSPKDSKQAEKSPNDSLTPPMPITRVSSEDQNDSLEEDKSKQDKDKSNKRAEWDMFAEQDIDSNFDSPSTVVANKQGNENPALTDNWDDAEGYYRVRIGEVLDNRYVVANYTGQGVFSTVVRARDQARGNALVAVKIIRNNEIMHKTGLRELETLKKLNDTDPEDRYHCLRLFRHFFHKQHLCMVLEPLSMNLREVLKKYGKNVGLHIKAVRSYTQQLLLALKLLKKSNILHADIKPDNILVNDNNLVLKLCDFGSASSVADNDITPYLVSRFYRAPEIILGLPYDYGIDMWSAGCTIYELARYRTKSYGKDSSKTSTSMRTATSYRTRSTKSRNGKKSSSCRSSSRTEICNRN; the protein is encoded by the exons GATTGCATCGGATGATACCGACACGTCTGGTGCGGAGGAAAAAACACCAGGGAAAATTGAccagaaaaaatccaaaaagcataaaaaacataaaaagcaCAAAAAGTCTAATCGTGATGAAAAAAACGATAAACCCAAACCgaaaaaacacaaaaagaaCAAGCGGAAGCATCGCGAGGAAGAGGGCGAAATTTCAGATTCGGAAGAAGACAACGAAGAGACCATTAAAAGTTCGTCTAAGATTGACATACGGAAGCTGGAACACGCTATCCGTGTTAAACCCAAAGATGACGACAATAAGCCCAAAGACAATGGAAATCTGAAAGCATCTCTTGAAAAACGTAAATCATCGTTGGTGCCGGAAATATCAACCGATCCGGAGCAATTAGTCGCCATCTTGACTCAATCGTTGGACAAGGGCAAACCAGTTGGTGATAAGCCAGATGTTGTTTCGGTGGAAAGTGATAGCGATGGAACGGCTGTGGAGGATGTGCCCAGTCCGGATGTAGCTGTTATCGAGGATGAACTGAATCTGGAAGATTTGATGCGACAAAAGGCTTTGCTGCAGGCTTGTTTAGGCGAATTCGGCTCCGAAGATGAAGAAGAGGAAACTGAACCTAGCGCAGGAACGACCACTAAACCAGacaaacgaaagaaaaaaaaagatgatgATGTTATTATGATTGAGGGCGACTCCAGCGCTGAAGATGTAAACCGTCTGTTGAAGAAAGCTCGCCAACGTAGCCCTCGCAGTCATGAAGAGCGCAAAAGAAAGACTTCCGATGCGGACAAGCGAAATAGCCGTGGGGAGGCAGATGCCAAGGCTCGAGCCAAGCAGCAAGAGTTAGAAAAAGAACGTACTCGCGAAGAACATCGGCGACAGCGTGAACAAGAGGAACATCGTAGAATGGCCGAGGAACGATACCAACGAGAGCGGGCAAGGGACAGAGAACGGGAACGGGATCGGGAGCGTGAGAGAGATCGAGAACGTGAAAGAGATCGCGCAAGGGCGAGACAACGCGAAAGGGACCGTTCGATGGAGAGGTATCGTGATCGACGAGGCTTGTCCAGAGATCGACGTTCGATGGAACGCGGAGGTGGGAACGGGAGAATGTACAATTCTCGTGATCGGTACCGTGGACGAAGCCGCAGCAGAGATAGAGATCGGGATCGCGACGACCGGGGTCGATATGACCGCGAAAGGAACGATCGCAATGGAAGAGATAGACGTGGCGGACCCGGAAAGCGACGTCCGGAGGACGATAGGTTTAAAGATTCGTTGAGTGAAGGCCTCAAGCAACAGAGGGATTCTAGTAGTGACAGCGATCTGGGCGACATCGATATTGACGATGAAGAAGATGAGGAAAAGATCATCGAAAAGAGGAGAAAGCAACGCGAGGAGCTTTTaaag AAACTTGGCGCAGGAAACGAAGACAGCAATCCACCACCAGAAGCGCCAAAAGCAATTCAAACTAAAACTGAACCAAAAGTTGTCGTCACAAAACATGAAAGAAGCAGCAATCACATGAGCAAGtcacgaaaaaaatcagatgaatATATCATTATTGACAAGCCGTCTCCGAAGGATTCCAAACAGGCGGAGAAATCGCCTAATGATTCGTTGACTCCGCCCATGCCCATAACTAGAGTGAGTTCCGAAGACCAAAACGACTCATTGGAGGAGGATAAGTCCaaacaagacaaagacaaatcCAACAAACGTGCCGAATGGGACATGTTTGCCGAACAGGATATCGACTCGAACTTTGATTCACCCAGTACGGTGGTTGCTAATAAGCAAGGCAACGAGAATCCCGCTCTTACTGATAACTGGGACGACGCAGAAGGATACTATCGGGTGCGTATTGGTGAAGTGCTGGACAATCGCTATGTGGTCGCAAACTACACAGGCCAAGGCGTTTTCAGTACGGTAGTACGTGCTAGAGATCAAGCTCGAGGAAATGCTTTGGTAGCTGTAAAAATTATAAGGAACAACGAAATTAT GCATAAAACCGGTCTTCGTGAGTTGGAAACTTTGAAGAAACTCAATGATACAGATCCAGAGGATCGATACCACTGTCTCAGACTGTTCCGTCATTTTTTCCACAAACAG CATCTCTGCATGGTCCTAGAACCGCTCTCTATGAATCTACGAGAGGTACTTAAAAAGTATGGTAAAAACGTCGGATTACACATCAAAGCCGTCCGCAGCTACACGCAGCAGTTATTGTTGGCCCTGAAGCTGctcaaaaaatccaacatcctTCACGCCGACATCAAGCCGGACAACATTCTGGTCAACGACAACAATCTGGTGCTCAAGCTGTGCGATTTTGGTTCTGCTTCGTCGGTGGCGGATAACGATATTACGCCGTACTTGGTATCACGGTTCTATCGTGCACCGGAGATCATTCTCGGCCTTCCGTATGACTACGGAATCGACATGTGGTCCGCCGGTTGCACCATCTATGAATT GGCAAGATACCGAACAAAATCATACGGAAAGGACAGTTCAAAGACCAGCACTTCGATGCGAACTGCAACTTCCTATCGCACGAGATCGACAAAATCACGGAACGG
- the LOC134202930 gene encoding serine/threonine-protein kinase PRP4 homolog isoform X1, whose product MATKEIVIASDDTDTSGAEEKTPGKIDQKKSKKHKKHKKHKKSNRDEKNDKPKPKKHKKNKRKHREEEGEISDSEEDNEETIKSSSKIDIRKLEHAIRVKPKDDDNKPKDNGNLKASLEKRKSSLVPEISTDPEQLVAILTQSLDKGKPVGDKPDVVSVESDSDGTAVEDVPSPDVAVIEDELNLEDLMRQKALLQACLGEFGSEDEEEETEPSAGTTTKPDKRKKKKDDDVIMIEGDSSAEDVNRLLKKARQRSPRSHEERKRKTSDADKRNSRGEADAKARAKQQELEKERTREEHRRQREQEEHRRMAEERYQRERARDRERERDRERERDRERERDRARARQRERDRSMERYRDRRGLSRDRRSMERGGGNGRMYNSRDRYRGRSRSRDRDRDRDDRGRYDRERNDRNGRDRRGGPGKRRPEDDRFKDSLSEGLKQQRDSSSDSDLGDIDIDDEEDEEKIIEKRRKQREELLKKLGAGNEDSNPPPEAPKAIQTKTEPKVVVTKHERSSNHMSKSRKKSDEYIIIDKPSPKDSKQAEKSPNDSLTPPMPITRVSSEDQNDSLEEDKSKQDKDKSNKRAEWDMFAEQDIDSNFDSPSTVVANKQGNENPALTDNWDDAEGYYRVRIGEVLDNRYVVANYTGQGVFSTVVRARDQARGNALVAVKIIRNNEIMHKTGLRELETLKKLNDTDPEDRYHCLRLFRHFFHKQHLCMVLEPLSMNLREVLKKYGKNVGLHIKAVRSYTQQLLLALKLLKKSNILHADIKPDNILVNDNNLVLKLCDFGSASSVADNDITPYLVSRFYRAPEIILGLPYDYGIDMWSAGCTIYELYTGKILFSGKSNNQMLKFFMDLKGKIPNKIIRKGQFKDQHFDANCNFLSHEIDKITEREKVVVVSVIKPNRDLQQELIAGQNLPDDQIRKVSQLKDLLDKVFALDPAKRISLNHALAHPFIQDKI is encoded by the exons GATTGCATCGGATGATACCGACACGTCTGGTGCGGAGGAAAAAACACCAGGGAAAATTGAccagaaaaaatccaaaaagcataaaaaacataaaaagcaCAAAAAGTCTAATCGTGATGAAAAAAACGATAAACCCAAACCgaaaaaacacaaaaagaaCAAGCGGAAGCATCGCGAGGAAGAGGGCGAAATTTCAGATTCGGAAGAAGACAACGAAGAGACCATTAAAAGTTCGTCTAAGATTGACATACGGAAGCTGGAACACGCTATCCGTGTTAAACCCAAAGATGACGACAATAAGCCCAAAGACAATGGAAATCTGAAAGCATCTCTTGAAAAACGTAAATCATCGTTGGTGCCGGAAATATCAACCGATCCGGAGCAATTAGTCGCCATCTTGACTCAATCGTTGGACAAGGGCAAACCAGTTGGTGATAAGCCAGATGTTGTTTCGGTGGAAAGTGATAGCGATGGAACGGCTGTGGAGGATGTGCCCAGTCCGGATGTAGCTGTTATCGAGGATGAACTGAATCTGGAAGATTTGATGCGACAAAAGGCTTTGCTGCAGGCTTGTTTAGGCGAATTCGGCTCCGAAGATGAAGAAGAGGAAACTGAACCTAGCGCAGGAACGACCACTAAACCAGacaaacgaaagaaaaaaaaagatgatgATGTTATTATGATTGAGGGCGACTCCAGCGCTGAAGATGTAAACCGTCTGTTGAAGAAAGCTCGCCAACGTAGCCCTCGCAGTCATGAAGAGCGCAAAAGAAAGACTTCCGATGCGGACAAGCGAAATAGCCGTGGGGAGGCAGATGCCAAGGCTCGAGCCAAGCAGCAAGAGTTAGAAAAAGAACGTACTCGCGAAGAACATCGGCGACAGCGTGAACAAGAGGAACATCGTAGAATGGCCGAGGAACGATACCAACGAGAGCGGGCAAGGGACAGAGAACGGGAACGGGATCGGGAGCGTGAGAGAGATCGAGAACGTGAAAGAGATCGCGCAAGGGCGAGACAACGCGAAAGGGACCGTTCGATGGAGAGGTATCGTGATCGACGAGGCTTGTCCAGAGATCGACGTTCGATGGAACGCGGAGGTGGGAACGGGAGAATGTACAATTCTCGTGATCGGTACCGTGGACGAAGCCGCAGCAGAGATAGAGATCGGGATCGCGACGACCGGGGTCGATATGACCGCGAAAGGAACGATCGCAATGGAAGAGATAGACGTGGCGGACCCGGAAAGCGACGTCCGGAGGACGATAGGTTTAAAGATTCGTTGAGTGAAGGCCTCAAGCAACAGAGGGATTCTAGTAGTGACAGCGATCTGGGCGACATCGATATTGACGATGAAGAAGATGAGGAAAAGATCATCGAAAAGAGGAGAAAGCAACGCGAGGAGCTTTTaaag AAACTTGGCGCAGGAAACGAAGACAGCAATCCACCACCAGAAGCGCCAAAAGCAATTCAAACTAAAACTGAACCAAAAGTTGTCGTCACAAAACATGAAAGAAGCAGCAATCACATGAGCAAGtcacgaaaaaaatcagatgaatATATCATTATTGACAAGCCGTCTCCGAAGGATTCCAAACAGGCGGAGAAATCGCCTAATGATTCGTTGACTCCGCCCATGCCCATAACTAGAGTGAGTTCCGAAGACCAAAACGACTCATTGGAGGAGGATAAGTCCaaacaagacaaagacaaatcCAACAAACGTGCCGAATGGGACATGTTTGCCGAACAGGATATCGACTCGAACTTTGATTCACCCAGTACGGTGGTTGCTAATAAGCAAGGCAACGAGAATCCCGCTCTTACTGATAACTGGGACGACGCAGAAGGATACTATCGGGTGCGTATTGGTGAAGTGCTGGACAATCGCTATGTGGTCGCAAACTACACAGGCCAAGGCGTTTTCAGTACGGTAGTACGTGCTAGAGATCAAGCTCGAGGAAATGCTTTGGTAGCTGTAAAAATTATAAGGAACAACGAAATTAT GCATAAAACCGGTCTTCGTGAGTTGGAAACTTTGAAGAAACTCAATGATACAGATCCAGAGGATCGATACCACTGTCTCAGACTGTTCCGTCATTTTTTCCACAAACAG CATCTCTGCATGGTCCTAGAACCGCTCTCTATGAATCTACGAGAGGTACTTAAAAAGTATGGTAAAAACGTCGGATTACACATCAAAGCCGTCCGCAGCTACACGCAGCAGTTATTGTTGGCCCTGAAGCTGctcaaaaaatccaacatcctTCACGCCGACATCAAGCCGGACAACATTCTGGTCAACGACAACAATCTGGTGCTCAAGCTGTGCGATTTTGGTTCTGCTTCGTCGGTGGCGGATAACGATATTACGCCGTACTTGGTATCACGGTTCTATCGTGCACCGGAGATCATTCTCGGCCTTCCGTATGACTACGGAATCGACATGTGGTCCGCCGGTTGCACCATCTATGAATTGTATACTGGCAAAATCTTATTTAGTGGtaaatcaaataatcaaatgcTTAAATTTTTCATGGATTTAAAGGGCAAGATACCGAACAAAATCATACGGAAAGGACAGTTCAAAGACCAGCACTTCGATGCGAACTGCAACTTCCTATCGCACGAGATCGACAAAATCACGGAACGG